In the Synergistaceae bacterium genome, one interval contains:
- the dnaJ gene encoding molecular chaperone DnaJ, with protein sequence MAAPEKKDYYEILNVPRGASADEIKKAYRKLTRKYHPDANPGDKQAEKKYKEINEANEVLSDSKKRAQYDQFGYVGDMPPGGAGGFSGFGGFSGAADFGDIFGDLFGSAFGGASRRSSNPNAPRRGSDLEYAMQITLEDAYRGASKKISIPKLDTCLNCKGSGAEPGSKVNKCPTCAGKGQVQQAINTPFGQMVQNTVCPACHGKGEVIETPCKQCKGQGRVRKQHSVDVKIPAGVDTGIRLRVAGQGEAGINGGPSGDLFILLEVRPDKRFQRRGDDLNVAIDISYPQAVLGCEVKIETFDGTETLDVPPGTQPGSKLRIKKHGMPKLRGGGKGDLNVLVRVNVTKKPSAKERSLLLELADEMKVQVKK encoded by the coding sequence ATGGCTGCTCCCGAAAAAAAAGATTATTACGAAATATTGAATGTACCGCGAGGGGCCTCGGCAGATGAAATAAAAAAGGCCTACAGAAAATTAACAAGGAAGTATCACCCGGATGCAAATCCGGGTGATAAACAGGCCGAGAAAAAATATAAAGAAATAAACGAAGCAAATGAGGTTTTAAGTGATTCAAAAAAACGTGCTCAATATGATCAATTCGGCTACGTAGGAGATATGCCGCCCGGAGGAGCGGGTGGGTTCAGTGGATTCGGAGGGTTTTCCGGAGCAGCAGACTTTGGAGATATTTTTGGAGATCTTTTCGGTAGCGCGTTTGGTGGTGCAAGCAGAAGATCTTCTAATCCCAATGCCCCACGCCGAGGTAGCGATCTCGAATATGCGATGCAAATAACCCTAGAGGACGCATATCGTGGTGCGAGTAAAAAGATTTCTATACCCAAACTGGATACCTGCTTAAACTGTAAGGGAAGCGGCGCTGAACCTGGAAGTAAAGTGAATAAATGTCCTACATGTGCAGGCAAGGGGCAAGTACAGCAGGCTATAAATACTCCTTTTGGACAAATGGTGCAAAACACAGTTTGTCCGGCATGTCATGGCAAAGGAGAAGTAATAGAAACGCCTTGTAAACAGTGTAAAGGTCAAGGCCGTGTGCGCAAACAGCATTCCGTTGACGTAAAAATACCTGCAGGAGTTGATACCGGTATTAGGTTGAGGGTCGCAGGTCAAGGTGAGGCGGGTATTAATGGAGGCCCTTCAGGGGACTTATTTATACTATTAGAGGTTCGTCCTGACAAGAGATTCCAGCGTAGGGGCGACGATTTAAACGTTGCGATAGATATCTCATATCCGCAAGCAGTATTGGGTTGTGAAGTAAAGATTGAGACATTCGATGGAACTGAAACGCTTGACGTCCCGCCTGGAACTCAACCAGGTTCTAAGTTAAGAATAAAAAAACATGGGATGCCAAAGCTTCGTGGCGGAGGTAAGGGTGATCTTAATGTGTTGGTTCGTGTAAACGTTACCAAAAAACCATCTGCTAAAGAGCGCTCTCTTCTGTTAGAATTGGCTGATGAAATGAAAGTTCAGGTAAAAAAATAA